A genomic region of Trichothermofontia sichuanensis B231 contains the following coding sequences:
- a CDS encoding efflux RND transporter periplasmic adaptor subunit — translation MARIVKIIKTLATRPQSCLLLGSVLSLSLLTSGCGGKTQAGAPPPIPVKLQAVKAGTVTDTSEFVGTLESQRRVILRPEANGRIVKVFAAQGDVVTAGSPILQLRPEQTTARVQESMAAVYAQRAAMQSAEAEVRVAEAEVARARAEVKRQEAAFQGSQADLELAEINFKRAETLVGQGVEPQQSLDNRSRERDNAIAARDAAAEALDAARQSLQAAEARLRSARTAVERAAADVARAEAGVVVQAENLAFTRVVSPIAGMVGDLLVKEGDFVNVGQELTRIVQNGGAMDLRINVPVERQAQLRLGIPVEMLDQAGKVMTQGTISFINPTVNTASQAVLATVTFSNQDGQLRDGQYVRARVIWSQRPGLLVPTTAVSRVAGQEFVFVAEKATNQNPMVVRQTPVKLGAIQGTDFHVLEGIQPGDEIAVSNILRLRNNAPIQPES, via the coding sequence ATGGCTCGTATAGTAAAAATAATAAAAACACTGGCCACAAGACCCCAGTCGTGCTTACTGCTGGGAAGTGTTCTTTCCCTCTCCCTGTTGACCAGTGGTTGTGGTGGCAAGACCCAGGCCGGAGCGCCACCCCCGATTCCCGTCAAGCTTCAGGCGGTCAAGGCGGGCACTGTGACCGATACTTCGGAATTTGTGGGCACGCTGGAGTCGCAACGGCGGGTGATTCTGCGACCAGAGGCCAATGGCCGGATTGTTAAAGTGTTTGCGGCCCAGGGGGATGTGGTTACCGCCGGTAGTCCGATCCTGCAACTGCGACCGGAGCAAACGACGGCCCGGGTACAGGAGAGTATGGCGGCGGTCTATGCCCAACGGGCCGCGATGCAGAGTGCAGAGGCCGAGGTGCGGGTAGCCGAGGCGGAGGTGGCCCGTGCCCGGGCCGAGGTCAAACGTCAGGAGGCTGCTTTCCAGGGCAGCCAGGCGGACCTGGAACTGGCGGAAATTAACTTCAAGCGGGCAGAGACCCTGGTGGGGCAGGGGGTGGAGCCGCAGCAATCCCTGGATAACCGCAGTCGGGAGCGGGATAATGCGATCGCGGCTCGGGATGCTGCTGCCGAGGCCCTGGATGCGGCCCGCCAATCCCTCCAGGCGGCAGAGGCGCGTCTGCGATCGGCCCGAACTGCGGTGGAGCGAGCGGCTGCCGATGTGGCCCGTGCTGAGGCGGGGGTTGTGGTGCAGGCAGAGAATCTAGCTTTTACGCGGGTGGTGTCGCCGATCGCGGGCATGGTGGGCGATCTCTTAGTTAAGGAAGGTGATTTCGTCAATGTCGGCCAGGAACTCACCCGGATTGTGCAAAATGGTGGCGCAATGGATTTACGGATTAACGTTCCTGTTGAGCGTCAGGCCCAATTGCGTCTGGGGATTCCGGTTGAAATGCTTGATCAAGCAGGGAAAGTGATGACCCAGGGCACGATTAGCTTCATCAATCCCACGGTGAATACGGCCTCCCAAGCGGTTCTGGCAACGGTAACCTTCTCGAACCAGGATGGGCAACTGCGGGATGGCCAATATGTGCGGGCACGGGTGATCTGGAGCCAACGTCCGGGTCTGCTGGTGCCGACCACGGCGGTTTCACGGGTGGCGGGTCAGGAATTTGTCTTTGTCGCGGAGAAAGCAACTAATCAAAACCCAATGGTGGTGCGGCAAACGCCCGTCAAGCTAGGGGCTATCCAGGGTACGGATTTCCACGTGCTGGAGGGTATCCAACCGGGGGATGAGATTGCGGTCTCCAATATCCTGCGGCTGCGCAATAATGCCCCCATTCAGCCAGAGTCCTAG
- a CDS encoding DUF928 domain-containing protein, which produces MDRQLPCCRRILNLHMLRPTASILVGFSALLLSTPGLAQLALFPSQPSSLRQPSPTTHPNPRTAALPISSFQTPKRGMPGRRAGGGTRGDDCIQGSVPFLLALLPRTNLGLTTYAYPSFFWYVPQTTAQQAEFQLFQVNTDTQDSQLLYQTTVPITGGNQIASLTLPQTDVPPLAIGQDYQWSLAMICDPANRDRDLRVEGWIQRVTDNWASKEGLAVNPYDRITHYAEQGIWFDALATLHDLRCQRPQDEILAASWENFLGSVGLQPVAQRPFSQPCHLTALDGATKLASPVQ; this is translated from the coding sequence ATGGATAGACAACTCCCTTGCTGTCGTCGCATTTTGAACTTGCACATGCTTCGTCCCACGGCTAGCATCCTTGTCGGTTTCAGTGCGTTGCTGTTAAGTACACCCGGTTTAGCTCAATTGGCCCTCTTTCCAAGTCAGCCCTCATCCCTTCGGCAACCTTCCCCGACAACTCACCCGAACCCCCGGACCGCCGCGCTGCCCATTAGCTCCTTCCAAACGCCGAAGCGGGGGATGCCGGGACGACGAGCCGGTGGCGGGACGCGTGGGGATGACTGCATTCAGGGGAGCGTGCCGTTCCTGCTGGCACTGTTGCCCAGAACCAACCTAGGGTTGACCACCTACGCCTATCCGAGTTTTTTCTGGTACGTTCCCCAAACCACGGCCCAGCAAGCTGAGTTTCAACTTTTCCAGGTTAACACTGATACCCAGGACTCCCAACTGCTGTATCAAACGACAGTCCCGATTACCGGAGGTAACCAGATTGCCAGTCTGACCCTGCCACAGACTGATGTTCCTCCCCTGGCGATCGGTCAGGATTATCAGTGGTCGCTGGCCATGATCTGTGATCCGGCCAACCGCGATCGCGACCTGCGGGTTGAGGGTTGGATACAGCGCGTTACGGACAATTGGGCATCTAAAGAGGGGTTGGCCGTCAATCCCTACGATCGCATTACGCACTATGCGGAACAGGGCATCTGGTTTGATGCCTTGGCTACCCTTCATGATTTACGTTGTCAGCGCCCCCAGGATGAAATCCTCGCTGCCAGTTGGGAGAATTTTCTGGGTTCAGTCGGATTACAGCCCGTGGCCCAGCGTCCCTTTAGCCAACCCTGTCATTTAACCGCTCTAGACGGGGCGACGAAACTGGCCTCTCCGGTGCAGTGA
- a CDS encoding ParA family protein, which translates to MPLPAQPTILVIANGKGGVGKTTTAMALAGIFAEIYKVLAVDADSQGSFSWWVKQGGHSVGFDLAQETNPALLQKLRQVKEYELIIVDTPPALGSQALAAVVPVADYLILPTPPAPMDLTALIGTVRETVKPAGVVHRVLLTRVDTRSLAEAEDAQQTLFELGIPACRTIVREYKAHERAALEGVPISHWRGRNAYIAASDYRLVAEEIQQDWRK; encoded by the coding sequence ATGCCCTTGCCAGCCCAGCCCACCATTCTGGTGATTGCGAATGGGAAGGGAGGTGTTGGCAAAACTACAACGGCAATGGCCCTGGCTGGGATTTTTGCCGAGATTTACAAGGTCCTGGCGGTTGATGCTGATAGCCAGGGTAGTTTTTCCTGGTGGGTTAAGCAGGGAGGCCATAGCGTGGGGTTTGATCTGGCTCAGGAAACTAACCCCGCCCTGCTCCAAAAGCTGCGCCAGGTGAAGGAGTATGAGTTAATCATCGTTGATACTCCACCTGCCCTGGGGTCACAAGCACTGGCGGCGGTGGTCCCTGTGGCGGATTATTTGATCCTACCAACGCCGCCTGCACCGATGGATCTGACGGCACTGATTGGAACTGTACGGGAAACGGTTAAACCGGCAGGGGTTGTCCATCGGGTTCTTCTGACCCGCGTCGATACTCGCAGTCTGGCTGAAGCGGAAGACGCCCAACAAACCCTGTTTGAATTGGGTATTCCGGCATGTCGCACGATCGTGCGGGAATACAAAGCCCACGAACGCGCCGCTCTCGAAGGTGTTCCTATTAGTCACTGGCGCGGTCGCAATGCCTACATCGCCGCCAGTGATTACCGTCTGGTAGCCGAGGAAATCCAGCAGGATTGGAGGAAATAG
- a CDS encoding ShlB/FhaC/HecB family hemolysin secretion/activation protein, with protein MVSDRALQPSPPWLLLPGMALWLGWPSVAAIAAPPPVRVMATLPRAELTLELAQARPAMQDILPAPAPLPVSLPQSKPEPPTSPTVLPRKILSDEAVPTSAPDTTPMGLDTDAAITPAATPIVVPVYTTAPSARTTPTPAPPPSAIAAPAIASPATFPQRSDASSADATLVQARPAPQDLIPPGPAFPQPLPPATSPPEALPLSPPPPESPPSQPEPSQPGPSVLIKDIQVIGSTVFSDDRLNAITQPYEGKFLTLEELQRVADEITQLYLNEGYITSRAILANQEIRDGVVRIQVVEGRLEEIQVEGTQRLNPAYVRRRIRLGASTPLNPTKLEDQLRLLKLNPLFENVEASLRPGTGIGQSILIVRVTEAKAFGGQLSVDNYSPPSVGAEEFGINLQHINLTGNGDTLAAAFDRSFTGGSNTVDVFYQMPLNALDGTLRLRTVINRNEITQEPFNVFNIEGESELYELNFRQPLVRTPRQELALSLGFEYQDGRTFLDGDGFGFGEGPSADGVTRTRVFRFGQDYIKRDPSGAWALRSQFNLGTGLFDATVNDSPTPDSRFLSWLGQVQRVQLLGQDHLLIVQGDLQLTTDPLLPSQQFIIGGPQSLRGYRQNVRAGDNGFKFSIEDRITLGRNAVGASILQLAPFLDLGSVWNHNDNPNPLPSQRFLAGLGLGVLWEPLPRLNLRLDYGLPLVNLDDQGNNLQDDGLYFSVIYRPF; from the coding sequence ATGGTGAGCGATCGTGCCCTGCAACCTTCCCCCCCGTGGCTGCTGCTTCCGGGAATGGCCCTGTGGTTGGGCTGGCCCAGTGTGGCGGCGATCGCGGCCCCTCCTCCTGTCAGGGTGATGGCAACTCTCCCACGAGCGGAACTCACACTAGAATTGGCCCAAGCCCGACCGGCGATGCAAGATATTCTGCCCGCCCCGGCCCCGTTGCCGGTGTCGCTGCCCCAGTCAAAACCAGAGCCGCCCACCTCCCCCACGGTCCTGCCTCGCAAAATCCTAAGTGACGAGGCAGTCCCCACGAGTGCGCCAGACACCACACCAATGGGACTGGACACGGATGCAGCGATTACTCCTGCGGCAACGCCGATAGTCGTCCCTGTCTATACAACCGCTCCTTCTGCCCGGACCACACCCACCCCTGCCCCGCCGCCGTCAGCGATCGCGGCTCCGGCGATCGCCTCCCCGGCGACGTTTCCCCAGCGATCCGATGCGAGCAGTGCCGATGCCACCCTGGTCCAGGCTCGTCCTGCTCCGCAGGATCTCATTCCCCCTGGTCCCGCCTTTCCCCAGCCTTTACCGCCGGCCACTTCACCGCCAGAGGCGCTCCCCCTGTCACCGCCTCCCCCCGAATCGCCGCCCTCCCAACCTGAACCCAGTCAGCCAGGCCCCTCGGTCTTGATTAAGGATATTCAGGTCATCGGGAGTACGGTTTTTAGTGACGATCGCCTCAATGCGATTACCCAACCCTACGAGGGCAAGTTCCTCACCCTCGAAGAGCTCCAGCGGGTTGCCGACGAAATTACCCAGCTTTATCTCAATGAGGGGTACATTACCTCGCGGGCGATCCTGGCCAATCAGGAAATTCGGGATGGAGTCGTGCGGATTCAGGTTGTTGAAGGCAGGTTGGAAGAAATTCAGGTGGAGGGGACCCAACGCCTCAATCCAGCGTATGTGCGTCGTCGCATTCGCTTGGGGGCATCAACGCCCCTTAATCCCACGAAGCTAGAGGATCAACTGCGCCTGCTCAAGCTGAATCCCTTGTTCGAGAATGTGGAAGCCAGTCTGCGTCCGGGTACCGGGATTGGCCAGAGTATCCTGATCGTGCGGGTGACTGAAGCTAAAGCCTTTGGTGGCCAACTGTCGGTGGATAACTATTCTCCCCCCAGTGTTGGGGCGGAGGAGTTTGGCATTAACCTGCAACATATCAATCTGACGGGGAATGGGGATACCCTTGCCGCTGCCTTTGATCGCTCCTTCACGGGCGGCTCCAATACCGTTGATGTGTTCTACCAGATGCCCCTGAATGCCCTCGATGGGACCCTGCGTCTGCGCACTGTCATCAACCGCAACGAGATTACCCAGGAACCATTCAACGTCTTCAATATCGAAGGTGAGTCTGAACTGTATGAACTGAACTTTCGGCAACCCCTCGTCCGGACGCCCCGCCAGGAGTTGGCCCTTTCCCTGGGATTTGAGTACCAGGATGGTCGCACCTTCCTAGATGGTGATGGCTTTGGGTTTGGCGAGGGGCCGAGTGCCGATGGGGTTACCCGTACCCGTGTGTTCCGCTTTGGCCAAGACTATATTAAGCGGGATCCGAGCGGGGCCTGGGCTTTGCGATCGCAGTTTAACTTGGGTACGGGTCTGTTCGATGCGACGGTTAACGATTCTCCGACCCCTGATAGTCGGTTTTTGAGCTGGTTGGGGCAAGTTCAACGGGTGCAATTGCTGGGCCAAGATCACTTACTGATTGTCCAGGGCGATTTGCAACTGACCACCGATCCCTTATTACCCTCTCAGCAATTTATTATTGGAGGTCCCCAATCCCTGCGGGGCTATCGCCAGAACGTGCGGGCGGGAGATAACGGGTTTAAGTTTTCGATCGAAGATCGAATTACGCTGGGACGTAACGCCGTGGGGGCATCCATTCTGCAACTGGCCCCCTTTCTAGATCTGGGATCAGTCTGGAACCATAACGACAACCCGAATCCGCTGCCCAGTCAACGTTTTCTGGCTGGGCTAGGGCTGGGGGTGCTCTGGGAACCCTTGCCCCGTCTCAATCTCCGGTTGGACTATGGCCTACCCCTGGTCAACCTGGACGATCAGGGCAATAATCTTCAGGATGACGGTCTGTACTTCAGCGTAATCTACCGACCATTTTAG
- the ruvC gene encoding crossover junction endodeoxyribonuclease RuvC produces the protein MKQRILGIDPGLATLGFGIIEGNPETLPNLLDFGVITTPAKQEIGDRLCVLYNDLKTLIQHWQPDFVAIEKFFFYRMGNTILIAQARGVIMLVLAQHQVPYVEFTPAQVKQALTGYGSAQKYEVQEAVAQELGLETIPKPDDAADALALALSAWFQGQQESSAR, from the coding sequence ATGAAACAGCGAATTCTGGGCATTGATCCGGGGTTGGCAACTTTGGGGTTTGGCATTATTGAGGGCAACCCGGAAACACTACCAAATTTGTTGGATTTTGGCGTCATTACCACACCCGCTAAGCAAGAGATCGGCGATCGCCTCTGTGTTTTATACAACGATTTGAAAACCCTTATTCAACATTGGCAACCAGATTTTGTCGCGATCGAAAAGTTCTTTTTTTATCGCATGGGGAACACGATTTTGATTGCGCAAGCACGGGGAGTGATTATGCTAGTTCTGGCGCAACATCAGGTTCCCTATGTGGAGTTTACCCCGGCCCAAGTTAAGCAAGCCCTAACGGGTTATGGCAGCGCCCAAAAATACGAAGTCCAAGAAGCCGTTGCCCAGGAACTAGGTCTAGAAACAATCCCAAAACCCGACGATGCTGCCGACGCCCTCGCCCTCGCCCTAAGCGCTTGGTTTCAAGGTCAACAGGAATCATCCGCTAGATGA
- the codA gene encoding cytosine deaminase has translation MALDLILRQGRLVSQRGAAGFPGHPDSSEVDDSSEVDSEVDRVDIGIEGNRIVAIAPHLDLIASQEIVLNGQWVSPPFVESHIHLDSALTAGEPRWNQSGTLFEGIEIWRERKQALTQADVEARAIAVLKQMAAQGVLFVRSHADVSEPSLTALKGLLAVREQVRDWLTLQVVAFPQDGIYGDAQTEQQMEEALRLGADGVGGIPHYELTREDGVRSLQRIFELAQTYDRLIDIHCDEIDDDQSRFLEVVAALTLRTGLGARVSASHTTAFGSYNNAYALKLMGILQRTNLNFIANPLINITLQGRTDTYPKRRGLTRIKELWQHGLNVSLGHDCIQDPWYSLGTGNMLEVAHMAIHASQMTGLAEINACYDMITVNGARTLNLEDRYGIAVGKPANLIVLDAESPYDALRRRATVTHVIAQGKPLVETTPPRSQWLSRV, from the coding sequence ATGGCTTTAGATCTGATCCTGCGACAGGGACGGTTGGTCAGCCAGCGGGGCGCTGCGGGTTTCCCTGGACACCCTGATTCCAGTGAAGTTGATGATTCCAGTGAAGTTGATAGTGAAGTTGATCGTGTCGATATTGGTATCGAAGGCAACCGGATTGTGGCGATCGCGCCCCATCTGGATCTGATCGCTAGCCAGGAGATTGTTCTCAATGGCCAGTGGGTCAGTCCTCCGTTTGTGGAATCCCATATTCATCTGGATTCGGCCCTGACGGCGGGGGAACCGCGTTGGAACCAGAGTGGCACCCTGTTTGAAGGGATCGAAATCTGGCGTGAACGGAAGCAAGCGTTAACCCAGGCAGATGTGGAAGCGCGGGCGATCGCGGTGCTAAAACAGATGGCAGCCCAGGGAGTCCTCTTTGTCCGCAGTCATGCCGACGTGAGTGAGCCAAGTTTAACGGCCCTCAAGGGGTTACTTGCTGTTCGGGAACAGGTGCGGGACTGGCTCACGCTCCAGGTGGTTGCCTTTCCCCAGGATGGGATCTATGGCGATGCCCAGACGGAACAGCAGATGGAGGAAGCGTTGCGGTTAGGAGCGGATGGGGTCGGAGGCATCCCCCACTATGAACTGACGCGGGAGGATGGGGTGCGATCGCTCCAGCGCATTTTTGAGCTGGCCCAGACCTACGATCGGCTGATTGATATCCACTGTGACGAAATTGATGATGACCAATCCCGGTTTCTCGAAGTTGTGGCGGCCTTAACCCTGCGCACGGGTCTTGGGGCACGGGTGAGTGCCAGCCATACCACCGCCTTTGGGTCCTACAACAACGCCTATGCACTTAAGCTCATGGGGATTCTGCAACGCACGAACCTCAACTTTATTGCTAATCCCCTGATCAACATTACCCTCCAGGGCCGCACAGATACCTACCCCAAACGTCGGGGCCTCACCCGCATCAAAGAACTTTGGCAACACGGCCTCAACGTCAGCCTCGGCCATGACTGCATCCAGGACCCCTGGTACTCCCTAGGCACGGGCAATATGCTGGAAGTGGCCCACATGGCGATCCACGCCAGCCAGATGACAGGCTTGGCCGAAATTAATGCCTGCTACGACATGATTACTGTCAACGGTGCCCGTACCCTGAACCTTGAAGACCGCTACGGGATTGCCGTAGGTAAACCCGCCAACCTGATCGTCCTCGATGCCGAAAGTCCCTACGATGCCCTGCGTCGTCGGGCGACGGTCACCCATGTCATCGCCCAAGGAAAACCCCTGGTGGAAACAACCCCGCCGCGATCGCAGTGGCTATCCCGTGTTTAG
- a CDS encoding efflux RND transporter permease subunit — protein sequence MAIFSIADPFIKRPVLSTVCTLLILLAGGIAIPLLPINSLPDIAPITVRTSAAYIGADAETIENTVTSTLERGINGVENMEYISSTSTNTGGSSIATSFGVSTDKNINQVNVQNRLASVIPSLPAAVQQLGVSSRLVSTSILMVYGFYGEEGSGLDNLFISNYLDLFVLDELQRLPGVGDISILGERKYAMRLWLDPDALASRQLTATDVANALRSQNIQVGAGSIGSEPAPVGQAFDLSLRVQGRLAAVADFENLVLKSETDGTLVRLKDVGRVELGAEGYNTRVNLGGQSAVGLAIYQLPGSNALDTAAAVKEKLAELEKAFPPGMKYVSAFDVTDFISGSIRNVVSTLFQAICLVVLIIFIFLQDWRTTLVPAIAIPVALIGAMAMALAFGFSLNNLTLFGLILASGLVVDDAIVIVEAITTKLEEGLSPREAALACMNELTGAVISTSLVLIAVFVPVAFFPGSVGIIYQQFAMTIAFTVLFSTFNAITFTPTLSALILRPPQPRRGPLGAFFRGFNSGLAGTTARYAEVVRALIRRRWLIMGGFAAGLVLTAWVYGSIPTGFVPEADQGLLIGIIQAPDGVSVQYTDRVGREVDAALAEETDIETRLVVAGFGLGGSAPNQGTFFARLKDWSERPRAAQSVQAILERLNQRFAQNQEALIVAQNVPALPGFGSAGGFELQLQDRSGGRFSLDEFFSVAQQIIARANQDPAMTRVFTQFSVGTPQLEIRLDRDRLEAMNVDFAQATGVLAAYVGSQYVNDFTFGQRSYRVYIQADADHRNDPRDLDKLYVRSRTGDLVRFSEVAQIEPITGPQIINRFNLYRAIRIQGQAAPGFSSGQAIAAMERIIAEVAPPGIGYEWSGLSREEKAAGGQAAVIFALGLVVVFLVLAAQYENYIDPLIIMLTVPLAILGAMTFVGLRGMANDIYVQVALVMLIGLASKNAILIVEFANQARQEGLSIVEAAVQAAKERFRPILMTAISSLFGFFPLVVASGVGSANQRSVGTAVFGGLLVATVLSFLVVPVLYVVIKRLTDRFIFGKTEEPATLPKPPLPPIEGKGVRKEK from the coding sequence ATGGCTATTTTTTCGATCGCCGATCCCTTCATTAAGCGACCGGTCCTCTCCACGGTTTGCACACTCTTAATTCTGCTGGCTGGGGGCATTGCCATTCCGCTTTTGCCTATTAATAGCTTGCCCGATATTGCCCCGATCACCGTGCGGACTTCAGCGGCTTACATCGGGGCCGATGCTGAAACCATTGAGAATACGGTCACCTCCACGCTGGAGCGCGGGATCAATGGTGTTGAGAACATGGAGTACATCTCCTCAACCAGTACCAACACTGGGGGGAGTAGTATTGCCACTTCCTTTGGCGTTTCCACCGACAAGAACATTAACCAGGTCAATGTCCAGAACCGGCTTGCGAGCGTGATTCCTAGCCTGCCGGCGGCGGTGCAGCAATTGGGGGTGTCTTCGCGGCTGGTTTCGACCAGCATTCTCATGGTCTATGGCTTCTACGGGGAGGAAGGCTCTGGTTTAGACAATCTGTTTATCAGTAATTATCTGGATCTGTTTGTCTTGGACGAATTGCAACGCCTGCCGGGGGTGGGGGATATCTCGATCCTGGGGGAGCGTAAATATGCCATGCGCCTCTGGTTGGACCCCGATGCCCTCGCCAGTCGGCAATTGACGGCCACTGATGTGGCTAATGCTCTGCGATCGCAGAATATCCAGGTGGGGGCGGGGTCGATCGGCAGTGAACCTGCGCCAGTGGGCCAAGCCTTTGATCTGTCTTTGCGAGTGCAGGGACGGCTGGCGGCAGTTGCGGATTTTGAAAACTTAGTATTGAAATCCGAGACCGATGGCACCCTGGTCAGACTCAAGGACGTTGGTCGGGTAGAACTGGGGGCAGAAGGTTACAACACCCGGGTGAATCTGGGCGGGCAATCGGCGGTGGGTTTGGCTATCTATCAGCTACCGGGCAGTAACGCCCTGGATACGGCGGCAGCCGTCAAGGAAAAGCTAGCGGAGCTGGAAAAGGCGTTCCCCCCTGGCATGAAGTATGTGTCGGCTTTCGATGTCACCGATTTCATTTCTGGCTCGATCCGCAACGTGGTGAGCACCCTTTTCCAGGCGATTTGCCTGGTAGTGTTGATTATTTTCATCTTTTTGCAGGACTGGCGAACCACGCTGGTGCCGGCGATCGCCATTCCTGTCGCCCTGATTGGGGCAATGGCGATGGCCTTGGCGTTTGGGTTTTCGTTGAATAACCTGACTCTGTTTGGCTTAATTCTGGCCTCCGGGTTAGTCGTAGACGATGCGATCGTGATTGTGGAAGCGATCACCACCAAGCTGGAGGAAGGGTTATCCCCCAGGGAAGCGGCCCTGGCCTGTATGAATGAACTAACAGGGGCGGTGATTTCCACCTCGTTGGTCCTGATTGCGGTCTTTGTGCCAGTGGCGTTTTTCCCTGGTTCAGTGGGGATTATTTATCAGCAATTCGCGATGACGATCGCCTTTACTGTCTTGTTTTCTACCTTTAACGCAATTACCTTTACCCCCACCCTCTCAGCTTTGATCCTGCGTCCGCCCCAGCCGAGGCGTGGCCCGCTGGGGGCTTTCTTCCGGGGATTTAATTCCGGCCTGGCGGGTACCACTGCTCGCTATGCCGAGGTGGTCCGGGCGCTGATCCGTCGCCGCTGGCTGATTATGGGCGGGTTTGCAGCGGGCCTGGTCTTAACCGCCTGGGTTTATGGCAGTATCCCAACCGGGTTTGTGCCAGAGGCAGATCAGGGTCTCTTGATTGGCATTATTCAGGCGCCTGATGGGGTTTCGGTGCAGTATACCGATCGCGTGGGCCGGGAGGTGGATGCAGCGTTGGCGGAGGAAACTGATATTGAAACCCGATTGGTGGTGGCCGGGTTTGGCCTGGGTGGCAGTGCGCCCAACCAAGGCACTTTTTTTGCTCGCCTCAAGGATTGGTCGGAGCGGCCCCGGGCGGCGCAATCGGTCCAGGCGATTCTGGAGCGGCTCAATCAACGGTTTGCCCAAAACCAGGAGGCCTTGATCGTTGCCCAGAATGTGCCGGCCTTGCCTGGATTTGGCAGTGCCGGGGGGTTTGAGTTGCAGCTTCAGGACCGGAGTGGCGGACGCTTCAGCCTGGATGAATTCTTCAGTGTGGCCCAGCAAATTATCGCCAGGGCCAACCAGGACCCGGCCATGACACGGGTGTTTACCCAATTTAGTGTGGGTACCCCCCAATTGGAGATTCGCCTCGATCGCGATCGGCTGGAAGCGATGAATGTGGACTTTGCCCAAGCCACAGGGGTGCTGGCGGCCTATGTGGGGAGCCAGTACGTGAATGACTTCACCTTTGGCCAACGCAGCTATCGCGTCTATATCCAGGCTGACGCCGACCATCGCAATGATCCTAGGGATCTGGACAAGCTGTACGTGCGATCGCGCACGGGCGACCTGGTGCGCTTTAGTGAAGTCGCCCAGATAGAACCGATCACGGGGCCACAAATTATTAACCGTTTTAACCTCTACCGGGCGATCCGGATTCAGGGGCAAGCCGCACCGGGCTTCAGTTCCGGGCAGGCGATCGCGGCGATGGAGCGCATCATTGCCGAGGTAGCACCGCCGGGGATTGGCTACGAGTGGAGCGGTCTTTCACGGGAGGAAAAGGCGGCAGGGGGTCAGGCCGCTGTGATCTTTGCCCTGGGGCTGGTGGTGGTGTTCCTAGTGCTGGCGGCCCAATACGAAAACTATATCGATCCCCTGATTATTATGTTGACCGTCCCCTTGGCCATCCTAGGGGCCATGACCTTTGTTGGGTTGCGGGGCATGGCCAATGACATCTATGTTCAGGTGGCCTTGGTGATGCTGATCGGGTTGGCGAGTAAGAATGCCATTCTGATCGTGGAATTTGCCAACCAGGCCCGTCAGGAGGGATTGAGTATCGTTGAAGCCGCCGTGCAGGCGGCCAAGGAACGTTTCCGCCCCATTTTGATGACAGCCATTTCTAGCCTTTTTGGCTTCTTCCCCTTGGTGGTGGCCTCTGGAGTAGGGTCCGCCAACCAGCGATCGGTAGGGACAGCAGTCTTTGGTGGCTTACTAGTGGCCACAGTCTTAAGTTTCCTGGTAGTTCCCGTGCTGTACGTAGTCATCAAAAGGTTGACCGATCGTTTTATCTTCGGCAAAACTGAGGAACCTGCGACCCTGCCTAAGCCGCCGCTACCCCCGATTGAGGGGAAAGGCGTGAGGAAAGAGAAGTGA